A window of Methanolobus sediminis contains these coding sequences:
- a CDS encoding cache domain-containing protein — protein MKSITILFTVALVLIVVLGAGCTDTDTTLPQNQSEAATTDSLSPAKNSTVSPAELVAFVERAYEYAHVHGQEAALREFNDQNGQFVDGELYIFAYDLEGNTLALPFQPELIGTNRWNITDENGIAFIQDLAAAAKSDKGFSSYLYVDPADEFTVKQKLSYVMMVDKEWFIGAGIYDPDEDSPVVRIGTDPQIRGELESFVGEAIEYARTNGKDAAIAEFNDRNGTFIRDNLYIYAFDYNGTTLALPYQPQLLGTDLSGLQDPYGVNYTRVEILLVQQGGGFIFYHYYNPAHDLTIEPKMSYVQKVDDTWWLGAGIYLSDVKQVMTVNDLAEFVEDASEYAVAAGEQAALSEFSKKDGQFSRDNVYIYAYDYNGTLLAHPYQPEAVGTNRLNWSDARGLPMIRIAESTASNGGGFIAYLYPAPEDGVIDEKALDSYEPKIGYVAPAGENCWIGSGIYFSDMVSAGSGRPEVISEMIGLVEDCAVYGREEGSVKAFAEISNQSGMFVDDEGHYIYAYDYEGTLLAHPYLPELIGSNLIEKRDQFGMETIRALAETARSGGGYVVFIWPNPDNENMDELKIGYVLPVNDTWWVGSGVYLSEITGEDSSLSSSVSG, from the coding sequence ATGAAATCTATTACCATCCTTTTTACTGTTGCACTTGTGCTGATAGTCGTCCTTGGTGCCGGCTGTACTGACACGGATACCACTCTTCCTCAGAACCAATCGGAAGCAGCCACGACCGACTCATTGTCGCCAGCTAAGAACTCTACCGTATCTCCGGCGGAACTCGTAGCATTCGTAGAGAGAGCTTATGAATATGCGCATGTCCATGGACAGGAAGCCGCTCTGCGGGAATTCAATGACCAGAACGGCCAGTTCGTTGACGGTGAACTCTATATCTTCGCCTACGATCTCGAAGGCAACACACTGGCCCTTCCTTTCCAGCCCGAACTCATCGGTACGAATCGGTGGAACATTACAGATGAGAACGGGATTGCATTTATCCAGGATCTGGCAGCTGCTGCAAAGTCTGACAAAGGCTTCTCAAGCTACCTCTATGTAGACCCTGCGGATGAATTCACGGTCAAACAAAAACTCAGCTACGTGATGATGGTAGACAAGGAGTGGTTCATTGGAGCCGGCATCTATGATCCGGATGAGGATTCACCCGTTGTGAGGATTGGAACCGACCCCCAGATAAGAGGGGAATTGGAATCTTTTGTAGGGGAAGCGATCGAGTATGCCCGTACGAACGGGAAGGATGCTGCAATCGCGGAGTTCAATGACCGGAATGGTACGTTTATACGTGACAACCTCTACATCTATGCTTTCGATTACAACGGAACTACCCTGGCTCTCCCTTATCAGCCCCAGTTGCTTGGAACCGATCTTTCGGGACTTCAGGATCCTTATGGTGTAAATTATACCCGGGTAGAAATTCTGCTAGTGCAACAAGGTGGTGGTTTCATCTTCTATCACTACTACAACCCGGCCCACGATCTGACCATTGAACCTAAGATGAGCTACGTCCAGAAGGTTGATGATACCTGGTGGCTCGGTGCAGGCATCTACCTGTCAGATGTAAAGCAGGTGATGACAGTGAATGACCTGGCTGAGTTTGTTGAGGATGCCTCGGAATATGCAGTTGCAGCCGGAGAGCAGGCAGCTCTTTCCGAGTTCTCGAAAAAGGATGGTCAATTCTCTCGTGACAATGTGTATATCTACGCCTATGACTATAACGGCACGCTTCTTGCTCATCCGTACCAGCCGGAGGCGGTCGGAACAAATAGGTTGAACTGGTCCGATGCCAGGGGATTGCCGATGATACGAATAGCTGAATCTACTGCTTCCAACGGTGGCGGTTTCATCGCCTACCTATACCCTGCGCCGGAGGATGGGGTGATAGATGAGAAGGCGTTGGACTCATATGAACCGAAGATCGGCTACGTTGCACCGGCGGGAGAGAACTGTTGGATCGGATCGGGAATATACTTCTCGGATATGGTGTCTGCAGGCTCCGGCCGGCCTGAGGTCATATCAGAGATGATCGGACTCGTGGAGGACTGTGCAGTCTACGGACGCGAGGAAGGATCTGTAAAGGCCTTTGCCGAGATCTCGAATCAGTCCGGGATGTTTGTGGACGATGAAGGACACTATATTTACGCCTATGACTATGAAGGCACACTCCTTGCCCATCCCTACCTGCCTGAACTGATTGGGTCCAATCTTATTGAAAAGCGAGATCAATTCGGCATGGAGACGATTAGGGCGCTAGCCGAAACTGCACGTTCCGGTGGCGGTTATGTGGTCTTTATATGGCCGAACCCGGACAATGAGAACATGGATGAATTGAAGATAGGATACGTTCTCCCTGTGAATGATACCTGGTGGGTCGGTTCCGGAGTGTATTTGAGCGAGATTACCGGAGAGGATTCATCCCTCTCCTCTTCAGTTTCAGGATGA
- a CDS encoding plasma-membrane proton-efflux P-type ATPase — protein sequence MKETATSGITNAKDLSVDELFTKLGSTSKGIKDSEVQDRLEQYGYNELLEKKTSPFIKFIGYFWGPIPWMIEIAALLSAFIQRWEDFAIISILLILNGVVGFWQENKADNAIELLKNKMALQARVLRDGKWKPLPAREIVPGDVIRLRSGDIVPADVKLFEGDYLQIDESALTGESLPADKGTNDIGFSGSVIQKGEMNGLVFATGMDTYFGKTTKLLTDVKTQSHFQKAIIKIGDYLIFLAAILVAVVFIVAVFRQESLVETLQFALVLVVAAIPAALPAVLSVSMAVGATNLAGKGAIVSKLVSIEEMAGMDVLCSDKTGTITKNELTLSDMIPFGYYTTEDLLIYSALASREEDNDPIDNAVLRKIATLDGLQEKAAGYNVLDFKPFDPVIKHTEANIESSDGRKFKVAKGAPQVLLDMAINRDSIKDDVEEKVNVLASKGYRPLGVGVCEGNECHFAGLIGLYDPPHEDSAETIDTAVSMGVDVKMITGDHAAIAKEIASQIGLGTNITTASELEDKTDLQAQEVVDRSDGFAQVFPEHKYRIVELLQDDGHIVGMTGDGVNDAPALKKADAGIAVAGATDAARSAADIVFTAPGLSTIIDAIKESRKIFQRMKSYSIYRIAETVRVLFFIATSIIAFNFYPVTAIMIVLLALFNDAPIMAIAYDNVNYSPFPEKWNIREVLSMATFLGIIGVISSFIIFYIGLNILNLNQDVLQSFIFLKLAVAGHLTIFLARTRGPFWSIRPSGILFWSTIGTKILATLVVVYGFYISPIGWKLAGIVWLYALVAFVITDLIKVRLYHLLDHKGIIFQR from the coding sequence ATGAAGGAAACGGCAACGTCAGGTATAACCAATGCAAAAGATCTGAGTGTGGATGAGTTATTCACCAAATTAGGATCGACTTCAAAAGGCATAAAAGATAGTGAAGTGCAGGACAGGCTTGAACAATACGGCTATAACGAACTGCTTGAAAAGAAGACAAGTCCTTTCATAAAGTTCATAGGTTATTTCTGGGGTCCGATTCCCTGGATGATTGAGATAGCAGCTTTGCTTTCGGCATTTATTCAACGCTGGGAAGATTTTGCTATAATCTCGATCCTTTTGATCCTGAATGGTGTGGTGGGTTTCTGGCAGGAGAACAAAGCGGATAATGCCATTGAGTTACTTAAAAATAAAATGGCTCTTCAGGCAAGAGTTCTGAGAGATGGAAAATGGAAACCTCTTCCTGCACGTGAAATTGTTCCGGGAGATGTTATCCGTCTTCGCTCAGGTGATATTGTACCTGCAGATGTCAAACTTTTCGAAGGTGACTACCTGCAGATAGATGAGTCTGCATTGACAGGAGAATCGCTGCCGGCAGACAAAGGTACTAACGATATTGGTTTTTCAGGTTCCGTTATCCAGAAAGGAGAAATGAACGGACTCGTATTTGCCACCGGAATGGATACTTATTTTGGCAAGACCACAAAATTGCTGACTGATGTCAAGACACAAAGTCATTTCCAGAAAGCTATCATTAAGATAGGTGATTACCTCATATTCCTTGCTGCCATTCTGGTTGCAGTTGTTTTTATTGTTGCTGTCTTCAGGCAGGAGAGTCTTGTAGAGACGCTTCAGTTCGCTCTGGTGCTTGTTGTTGCTGCCATACCTGCAGCTTTGCCCGCAGTACTTTCGGTATCCATGGCTGTTGGTGCTACCAACCTTGCAGGAAAGGGAGCTATCGTAAGTAAGCTTGTATCTATTGAAGAAATGGCAGGTATGGATGTTCTCTGTTCCGATAAGACCGGTACGATCACAAAGAATGAACTGACGTTGTCTGACATGATCCCATTCGGTTATTATACAACAGAGGACCTTCTGATTTACAGTGCCCTTGCTTCCAGAGAGGAAGATAATGACCCAATCGATAACGCGGTTCTGAGAAAGATAGCAACTCTGGATGGTTTGCAGGAAAAAGCTGCTGGTTATAATGTACTGGATTTTAAACCGTTCGATCCTGTTATCAAACATACGGAGGCCAATATTGAGAGTTCTGATGGCAGAAAGTTCAAGGTAGCCAAGGGGGCACCACAGGTTCTTCTTGATATGGCTATTAACAGGGACAGTATCAAGGATGATGTGGAGGAAAAAGTAAATGTCCTTGCATCGAAAGGTTATCGTCCTCTTGGTGTTGGTGTATGCGAAGGGAATGAATGCCATTTTGCAGGACTTATCGGGCTGTATGATCCGCCACATGAAGATTCTGCAGAAACGATAGATACGGCTGTGAGCATGGGTGTTGATGTTAAGATGATCACCGGTGACCATGCTGCCATTGCAAAGGAGATTGCAAGCCAGATCGGTCTGGGTACTAATATCACCACCGCTTCTGAACTGGAAGATAAGACTGACCTTCAGGCACAGGAGGTAGTTGACAGGTCGGATGGTTTCGCACAGGTGTTCCCGGAACACAAGTACAGAATAGTGGAACTCCTTCAGGATGACGGACATATAGTGGGTATGACCGGTGATGGAGTAAATGACGCTCCTGCCCTTAAAAAGGCGGATGCCGGAATTGCAGTTGCCGGAGCCACGGATGCAGCAAGGTCTGCTGCTGATATTGTGTTCACTGCCCCGGGTCTTTCAACGATCATCGATGCAATAAAAGAGAGCCGAAAAATATTCCAGCGTATGAAGAGTTATTCTATTTACAGGATAGCTGAGACTGTGCGTGTGTTATTCTTTATTGCAACGTCGATTATTGCTTTTAATTTCTATCCTGTGACTGCTATTATGATAGTATTGCTCGCACTGTTCAACGATGCTCCTATCATGGCCATTGCATATGATAATGTGAATTACTCACCATTCCCTGAGAAATGGAATATAAGGGAAGTCCTGAGTATGGCAACTTTCCTGGGAATTATAGGTGTGATATCTTCATTCATAATATTTTATATCGGGCTAAATATTCTCAATCTGAATCAGGATGTACTACAGTCATTCATATTCCTGAAACTTGCAGTTGCAGGTCATCTGACAATATTCCTTGCACGTACAAGAGGTCCTTTCTGGTCTATCAGGCCAAGTGGAATACTCTTCTGGTCAACTATCGGAACCAAGATCCTTGCAACTCTTGTTGTTGTCTATGGTTTCTACATATCCCCAATAGGCTGGAAGCTTGCAGGCATTGTATGGCTGTATGCACTTGTGGCTTTTGTGATTACTGATCTGATAAAAGTGAGATTGTATCATCTACTGGATCATAAGGGTATAATTTTCCAGAGGTAA